The sequence GGTCAGGTGCAAATTATCAGACTATAGAGAATTTTGCCTCTTACGCAAAAAATGCAATGGGTTTAGATACAACACCGGAAGAGCTAATGGAATATTATGCTCCGATCGGGCGCAACTTGGAGAAAGCTTTTAATACACTCCACACAAAATTGGATCGCAAAGATGATATGCCCCCGTTACGCTTTCAGAGAGAACCTATCAAGTCTGGGCCAAATGCCGGAATGAGGGCTGAACCGGAAGGATACAACAAAATGCTAGACATGTTCTATGAGCTCTGGGGTTGGGATGTTACCACCGGGCTTCAGACCCGATCCACGCTCGAGCGGCTCGGTCTTCGGGAGGTGGCCGAAAAATTAGCCTCAGTCGGTAAGTTAATCGAAAAATGATAAATGCATAGTATAGGGTTGTATATACCGTCTTTTAAGGCTGCGCTAGTAATAATTTAAATCAGCAAAAATATTAACATTTGGAGGGCTTAAAGTGGATATATATGCAATAATTTCTGTGTTTTTCCTCTGCGCATATCTTTTTATCGGCCTATATGCAGGTAGACAGACAAAAAGCGTTGAAGACCACTATGTCATGAGCCGCAGCGCAACTGCGATATTTATCACAGGGACGCTCATTGCGTCAAACCTCAGTAGCGTGACGTTTACCGGCTTTACTGCGACTGTTGCCACGTCAGGTCCGCTGGGGTTGATTAGCCAATTTGGGGCATCCGTAACAGGTAGCCTGTTTCTTGGGCTATTTGCAGGCCGCTATCTTTACAGGATGAGGCTCCTAACAGTACCGGATTATTTTGCAAAACGTTATCCTGGCAAAGGACCCCAGTTAGCTGCGTCAATTATAGTTCTAGTTTCAATGACAGCTTACATGATTACTGTAACGCTTGGTGCAGTAGTCGTCATTAACAACATTTTCGGATGGTCCAACATTATGTCGCTTATTGCAATAATGGTAATAATTACGTTGTTTACGATGGTTGGCGGTATGAGGTCAGTTGTGGTAACTGATACTGTTATGTTTTTAGTGTTTCTCTTGGCTGCACTTGTTATTGGACCTTCCGTGATAATTAAAGCAGGAGGGTTTGCGGCAGCGATTTCAAAGGCAGCGGAATCTTTCCCATATCTTTTTGCGTGGAACGGCAATGCCCCGAAACTCAATGGGTTTATGAGTATACTAGAAATGAATTTGCTCTCTTTCCTCATGGTTCTTGGTGCCCCGCACCTGATTAGCCGTGTAAGCATAGCTAAGAGCGAGCGTGAGCTTGGAAAATCGATGATTTATCTCTCCGTTCTGTTGCCATTGCTTATTATCTCGCTTCTGTATCCATTCAGTTTCTTCCCACTTCTCAATACCGGAGTGAAACCGGTTGCGTCTTATGTTTGGGTTTGCAAGAATCTGGTTCCGAGCCTTATCGGTAGTATCGGTCTGGCCGGTGTCGTTGCAGCTGCAATCTCGACCGCCACATCGCTTTTTCAACAGGCGTCAGCTACGCTTAGTTCGTGCATCATCAAAGATTTTCTCTTTCCTAACATGAACGAAAAGCAGCTCCTGTTTGTGTCCAGACTTTCGGTTGTGGTAATCGGTGTCATAGTATTTTTTGGTTCACTTAACCCGTCGATAAGCGGAGCAACGATAATGTACTCGTTCCTCTTTGCAACAGCCGCTTTTGGAGCGTGGATCCCTGCAATTTATCTGGGGTTATTGTGGAAAAAAGCGACGACCACCGGAGCCACGTGGTCAATGTTATTGACAATGCCGCTGATTATAGTAGTGGCTCTTGCAAGGCAGAAAGGAATAATACCAATTTGGGTGCCTACTAATCTCGTCGGGCTTGTTTTTTCTATGACCACTATGGTTATTATATCACTTTCTACAAAGCAAGAAGACGCCGAATCAATCTATAACGAAATACACAATAAAGTAGAAATAGCATAATAAAATCTTAAAGGCGGTGTTTGATATGACCAAAATCAATGCGAATAAAAAAATTGGGCTCTACTGTATGGCTGCCTCTATATTAGTCGAGATGTTTGTTGTTATGAAAATAGTAATAAATATTCCTGTTAAGTTGGATACGCTATTGCTTTTAAGCTGGCCGATCTTGCCTGGCGTAGCAGGAGGGTATCTGTTTTATTTAATGGATAGAGATAATAAGTGGTAGTTGTAGCTAAAAAGATTAAATTCTTAATTTGCTAAGCGCTGTTGAGGTGAATTTACGTGAGACAATTCCAGATAGTAGGCAGACGACAGGAAAAACAGGAAGCCGCGCTCAAAGCTATGGGCAAGCTCAAGTATACGGGCGACCTTTATGTGCCGGATATGCTTCACTGCAAGATACTCCGCAGCCCCTACGCAAATGCCATCGTCAAGAACGTCGACAAAGACGAAGCCTTGAAGATTCCCGGAGTAGTCGACATCATAACCTACGATGACGTGCCGAAGATACTGAGCATGCATCAGTATCTCCATGTCCCGGAGATCATGTATAAGGATAGTTATCTGCTGGAGCGTCACGTGCGCCACGTCGGGGACCGTGTGGCGGCTGTGGCGGCGGAGACGGTCGAGGCGGCGGAAGCGGCCCTCGAAAAGATAAAGGTTGAATACGAGGTGCTGCCGTCAGCTCTGGATTTTGAATCGACGCTTGCGCCGGAGGCGCCCGTGATACACGAAGAGGCGCTCAAGGGCGACAATCCGGTCAATATAAGAGGCAATGTCTTCGACACGGTCGACATCACTATCGGAGACGTGGAAAAGGCCTTTGACGAGGCGGATTTAGTATTGACGAAGCATTTCCGTACTTCGAAGCCGAACCCCGCTCCGCTTGAGAGGACAGCCGTACTCTGCGTGCCTGACGGTAATGGACATGTGGATATTTGGGCCACATCCCAAGGAATACACGCAATGAGGATGAACATCGCCTGCTCGCTCGGACTGCCCATTTCGAGACTGACCTGTCATAGAGTCTTCCTCGGGGGCGCCTTCGGGGCTCATATCCAGACGGGCTTCATCGAAAATATCTGCACGCTCCTCGCACTGAGGACTGGGCGCCCGATAAAGGGAGAGAAAACACGCGAAGAGATGTTCCTTTCGTGCGGCAGACATCCAATGCTGCTGAAATTGAAAGTCGGATTCAAAAAGAACGGCAAGATAACGGCGTTGCACGCCGACGTAACCGACGACACGGGCGCTTACGCGTTCAGCGGCTCCTCGAAGATGATGCTGGCGGCCGGATTTACCCTTTCGATGTATAAATGCCCTAACCTGCGCATGTCGGGACGTGCGGTCTATACGAACACGCCTCCGCTCACCGCTATGCGCGGCGCGGGAAACCCACAGGCGACGTGGGCCGTAGAGTCGGTGATGGATGAGGCGGCAGAAACTCTGAACATCGACCCGATCGAACTTAGAAAGATGAACATGCTGTCAGTCGGAGATACCTTCTACGGGCAAGGCCCGGCGGTCATAAGCACGATACGTTCGAACGGAACGCTGGCGCTGCTCGACAAATGTGCGGCAGCCGTCGGTTGGGAGAAACGCGGGCACGGCAGGGGAACTACCCCCTACCCCGACAAGCCGTGGATCAGGCGCGGCATCGGCCTTGCGAGAGGCTTCCATACGTCGGGCTGCGGATCCGAGAAACCGAACAAATTCATCATCGACGTCAGCGGGGCGATCGTAAAAATGAACGAGGACGGCACGGCGACGATCCTAAATTCGGCGGCGGACTGCGGCGGCGGGAACATGAGCGTTTACTGCTCGCTCGTAGCCGAGATCGTTGGGCTGCGCTATGAGGATGTCCACATCAAGACGGGCGACACGGACTGTACGATATTCGACGGGGCGACACACGCGAGCCGCGGCGTCTACGGCGCGGGTCAACCTATCGTAAAATGCGCCGAAGATGTACGTCGCCAGATAATCGAGTGGGGTGCAAGGATATTTGGCTGTGGCGTTGAGGACATAGACATCAAGGACAGCAGGATGTTCCTCGTCGCCGACCCTAAGATCGGCAAACCGGTCGGCGACATAATCCTCAAGGGAATTTCGAGCGGCTGGGGAAACGTCTGTTCCAACCATACGGTAAGGCCAAAGGCTTGCCCGCCTCATTTCACGGTAATATTCGCCGTGGTCGATGTTAACACCCACACTGGAAAGGTCGACATAGTAAGGGTCGTCGCCGGGGCCGACGCCGGAACTATACTCAACCGCAACAATGTCGAGGGGCAAATCGTCGGAGGCGTGCACATGGGCGCCGGCTACGCGCTGATGGAGGACACGATTTTCAGTAAAGAAGGGCGTCCACTCAACGCACAGTTCGGCGACTACAAGATCCTCACTTCTCTTGACATGCCTCCGGTAGAAATCATAACCGAAGAGACATGGGAGCCGACAGGGCCGCTCGGAGCAAAGGGCATAGGCGAAGGAGTCACAAACCCTGTAGCACCGGCGATCGCAAATGCTATTCACGACGCGTGTGGGATAAGGATACCGGACCTTCCGTGCACACCGGAAAAAATTCTAGACGCGCTTGGCGCAAAGGAGGCTTAAACCATGCGTGAATTCAACTACTACGAGCCAAAGGCAATATCGGAAGCGTGCGGCCTTCTCAGGGCCGAGGGCGCTAAAGTGATAGCCGGAGGGACCGACCTCATCGTTCAGATCAAGCGCGGCGTGTTGAAACCGGCTTCTGTCATAAACATCAAGAGTGTAGAAGAGTTAAGCGGCATAACGGCCTCCGACGAGGGGCTCACGATAGGAGCTCTGACTAAGATATCAAAAATCGCAGCGTCATCTGATATTCTGGGGCACAACCGCGCAATCTGCGTCGGAGCGGATAATATCGGGACACCGCAGGTGCGCAGTCTCGCAACGATCGGAGGCAATATCTGCAACTCTTCTCCGTGCGCCGACACCGTTCCGGGGCTGCTGGTTGCGGACGCCGTGGCCATTATAGCCGACGGCACGGGTGAACGCAGAATGCCGCTCGCCGATTTCTTCAGAGGGCCTGGCAAAAACGCACTCGATAAAGAGAAGGGGGAGCTTCTAAAAGCTATCTTCCTGCCGAAACTGCCGGAAAATACGACACAGGGTTTCTATAAGGCGGGACCAAGGAAAGCCGCCGACATAGCCGTTATCAACATGGCGATATCGCTCTCTTTCAAAAACGGCATCTGTACAAGGGCGCGCATCGCGATGGGCTCAGTCGCGCCGGTGCCGAAGAGGGCGTACGACGCGGAAAATGCGATAGAAAGCAGTGGGACGATCAGGGACTTCGATGAGATAGCTGAGTTGATCACGCGTGCGGCGTCTCCGATAGACGATGTGCGCGGCTCGGCGAAATATAGGCTGCATATGCTGCGCGTAGCCGCAGCCGAATTGCTGGAGGAACTCTGCAACAGGGGAGAAGGTAAAAATGATTAAGAAAACTGTGACCCTTACTCTTAACGGAAGCACAATAATGAGAGAAGTACCCGTTAATCGTACTATGCTCGATTTTCTACGCGACGACCTGAAACTGACCGGCACTAAATGCGGCTGCGGGGCAGGTGAATGCGGAAGCTGTACGATTCTCGTGAACGGAGAGCCTGTGAACTCCTGTCTGATGCTCGCAACCGACGCCGACGGCAAGGAGGTCACGACGATAGAGGGGCTTAGCAGGGACGGCGGTCTGCATCCGCTGCAAAAGGCTTTCTTGGCTTACGGCGCGATACAGTGCGGTTACTGCACGCCGGGCATGATACTTTCTTCGAAGGCGCTGCTTGACCGCAATCCACATCCAACAATAGACGAAATCAAAAAAGCTTTATCCGGAAATATCTGCCGCTGCACAGGTTATGATAAGATATTCAAGGCTGTCATGAGCGTGGCGAACGGTGAAATCCTCGACGATCCGGTAGACGGCGTCTGGCTTCAGGATGACCTGCCGCCGCGCAGATGCGAAGAACATAAACAGTAGTCCGCCGCCTTTTCCCCGTCCCCTGCGGGAAGCGGACGGACGGGGAGAAGGAACGATGCGGAAGTTTATTGACTCAATCGATACTATTCTGACCATCTTAGAAGCGCTCGAAAGCTCCGAAGGGGCGTGCAGTGTAAGAAGGATAGAAGATCTGACCGGAGTCCCGAAGAGCACCGCCCACAGGATTCTGCAGGAGCTTACTTCCATCGGTTGGACGTATCAGGATGAGGATGACAAAAATTACTATATAGGGCTGAAGTTCCTCTCGCTGGCAAACGAATGGAGGGCAAACCTCGACATAGTCAGGAGAATAGACCCGATGCTCAGGAACGTTTCTAAGCGATGCGGGCAGTCGGCGTTTCTCAATATCATTGATGGGGAAAGGGCCGTCTGCCTGCATAAGGTCGAGTCAGAGAACATCGTCCGCGTCTCGTCGATAATCGGCGAAGGGTACGCGTTCCACGCCGGCGCAAGCGGCAAAACGCTTCTCGCATACGCTCCGCAGCAGCTGGTGGAGAAGGTTCTTTCTCAGAAGCTCGAAGCTTTCACTCCGTTCACCGTAACCGACCCCGAGGTCCTGAAAGAAGAGCTGAAAACAATACGTGAAAAGGGGCGCTGCGAAACGGTTGAGGAAAGGGATCCTGGCGTTGCAGCGATCTCGTTCCATGTTGAGCTGCCCGGCATAAGCACAATAATGGCACTTACCGTGGCGGGAACAAGGTTCGATTACGAAAGAGACAGAGAGATGTGGCTCTCCGCTCTGAACGAAGAAATTGGGAAACCGGTGTCAGGATAAGATAAATCTCTTTCATCTGTATCTTATTCCGGCGCCGCGACCGAAGGAGATATAGATGAACAGTTTAGTTGTCAAAAACGCGCAGATTCTTTCCGAATGTGATTATTTCAAAGGCTGGGTCTATGTGGAAAACGGGAAAATTATAGCTATGGGAAGCGCCTGCGACATCCCCGCAGCTGACGCCGTTATAGACGCGCATGGGCTGGCTCTGCTTCCCGGCGGCGTCGACCCGCACGTGCATATCCGTTTCCCCGGCGGCTCGCACCGCGAGACTTTCGTGACGGGTACTAAGGCCGCTGCAGCCGGCGGCGTCACGACGATAGTCGAGCATCCGATCTCGACGCCGCCGCAGTACAGCCCCGAGACGCTGGCGCCGCGCGTTGAAGCTGTAAAGGAGCAGTCTGTGGTCGACGTAGCGTTCCTAGGGGCGGCCGGCGGCAAAAAGATAAACGAGATACCGCGCATAGCGGAGGCCGGCGTATGGGGCTACAAGACATTCCTGCACGCCGCGCCCGAAGGACGCGAAAAAGAATTCGTCGGGCTTACGAGTGAAACGAATTACGAACTTTACAACGTTATGAGGGCCGTCAGAGAAACGGGGCTGCCGATGGCGGCGCACGGCGAAGACAACGACCTTGTCGCCGGAGGCATAGCGGAGCTCCGCAGAACGGGGCATACGGCCCCGATAGATCACGCAAAATCGCGCACGGCGCTTGCCGAGGCGCTGGCGGTCGACCGCCTTATAAGGATAGCGGAGGAGGTAGGCTGCAAGCTCTACTTAGTGCACATTTCGACGCCTGAAGCGATCGAAGCCGCGAAGGCTGCGCGCGCGAGGGGCATGGACGTCACGATAGAGACATGCCCGCAGTACCTTTATCTGACCGAACGCGCTCTCAACGAATTCGGCGCTTACGCAAAGTGCAACCCCGCGTTGCGCGACGAGGCGCGCGTCGAAAAGATGTGGGACTACATAAAGGACGGAACCGTCGACACCGTAGGCAGCGACCACGCTCCTTACACGGTCGAGGAAAAGGAGCGCAACTCCCAGGACATCTTCGTCGCGCCGGCGGGTTTCCCGGGCCTTGAGACGCGTTTCGGGCTGATGATGAAGGCCGTCGCAGACGGCAAAATCTCTCTCCGACGCGCGGTCGAGCTCATATCGACGAACCCCGCGAAGGCTTACGGCCTCTACCCAGAAAAGGGCGCGATAAGAATCGGCGCGGATGCGGACTTTGTGCTCTGCGACCCCATGGCCGGATTTACCGTTAAAAAAGACGAGATGCAGACGATGGCGAAGAATATCGCTAAGGTTTTCGACGGCTGGAAGCTGAACGGCGTCATCGACAAGGTCATACTTCGCGGGCGCGTGATCTACGAGGACAAAAAGGTCATAGGCGAGTCCGGCTACGGCAGATGCCTGCTTAAAGGAAAACGCCGGTGACTGCGACAATAAATAAAGAGAGATTACTCTCCGACCTCTTCGGACAGGGCAAAATAGGCTGGCACGCCGGCAGAGGTATGCAGCGCGCCGCCTACAGCGAGGCTTACGCCGAAGCGCGCGAATGGTTCGAAGGTAAAATGAGGGCCGCGGGTCTCAAAACACGCGTCGACGGCGTCGGGAACCTATTCGGGCGATTAGAGGGCAGAAGCCGCCGCACTATTATGATGGGATCGCATCTCGACTCCGTGGACAACGGCGGGATTTACGACGGTCCGCTCGGAGTGGCTGCGGCGCTTGAAGTCATAAGGTCAATCGAGGAAAGCGGCGCTGCGCCTGAGCACAGCCTTGAGGTCGGCGCGTTCATCGGCGAGGAGGGGGAGCCGCTCGGCGGCACCTTTGGGAGCCGCGCGTTCGCGGGATTGCTGCCCTCCGGCTACAGGCGCGAGACGCTCGACGGCTTCGGCGTCAGCGAAGAGGCGGTCACGGCAAGCAAAGGGAATCTCGCAAATTACGCAGCGTTTTTCGAGCTTCACATAGAGCAGGGCCCCTTCCTCGAACGCAGAGGGCTCCAAATCGGCGTACCCTTCGGCATAGTGGGCGTCACGAGGCTCAATATCACCGTGAAGGGCGAGGCAAATCACGCCGGGACGACTCCGATGGCGGAAAGAAAGGACGCGATGCGCGCCGCCGCCGGTTTCATCCACAGCTGGTTCGAATGGATGGACGGACAGAAAAACATGGTCTGCAACGTCGGCGTTCTTGAAGCGCTTCCCGGGCATGTCAGCGTCGTCCCCGGCGAGGTACGTTTCGTGCTTGAACTCCGCTCGGTCGACGACTCGCTCGTAAAGGCTGCCGGCGTTAAGGCGCTGGAAATGTCGAAGATGCTTTCGCCTTGCAGCGCGCTGGTGGAGACGCTTGGAGCGAAGCCTGCGGTTATGCTTGACGAGAGGCTCGTCAAAATGATAAAGGAGAGCGCCGATAAAGCCGGATTTTCCGCGGCGTTGATGCCGAGCGGCGCGTCCCACGACGCTTCGCCGATAGCGCACGTCATCCCGACTGGGATGATATTCGTCCCGAGCCATAACGGCGTCAGCCATTCGAAAGACGAGTTCACGAGCGAGGAGGACGTTCTCCGCGGCGTCGAGCTTTTGAAGTATGTCGTATGCGAGGCCGACCGCCGGCTCGGGTAGGCATAAAACGGGATTTTGTTACAAAAATGCATGCGGCTCAGTTTGTTTTTCTGAGATTAAGGAAATTTAGCGCAATTAAATTAGGTGTATAGGCAGAACGACCTGGAAAAACAAAAATTTGTATTGACGCAAAATAACGCAAAAGGCAAAAATAATAGTTGACATTTTAGCGCACAGATTTTATTATGTCCGGTAATATGCGGGAGGGGCGGACTTTGTCCTTCCCAGTCCGGCATCGGAAGGAAGTGCTGTTTATGCGGAGAAACGATTTCATATCAAATGCAGCGAAGATAGTCGTCGTAGTACGCATTATTAGCAGCGGGCTCCCCGAGGTGGCCGGCGCCTAATAGCCGCGTTACTTTCGGACCGGAGCCCGCAGCGGTTCCGGTCTTTTTTTATGCGTGAGATTTTTGGAAAGGGCGTTATAAAATTGAAGAGTACATTCAGCATAGTTTCAGAAGACAGTCCTGGCGTGCTTATGCGAATCTCGAGCCTCATCTACAGGCGTGGCTACAATATAGAAAGCCTAAGCGTAGGGCGCACAGACGTGCCGGGGCTTTCCCGTTTCACGATAATAATCGAAGGAGAAGAAGGCGTTTACGAGCAGATACGCAAGCAGCTTTCAAAGCTGATAGAGGTCATCGAGGTGCGCAACCTCACGGCCGAGGGGCCTTTCGTCGAGCGCTGGCTCTCTTTAGTAAAGGTCATGGCCCCGGTAGAGCGCAGGCCGCATATCCTCCAGACCGCCGAGATTTTCCGCTGCCGCGTCGTCGACCTCGGCTCCGACGCTATAACGCTCGAAGTAACGGGAGACCGCGGCAAGGTCGAAGCCTGCATGGCGGCGCTCAAACCCTACGGAATACTCGAAACTGCCGGCTCGGGGCAAGTCGCCCTTTCGCGGACCGGCTTCGAAGGTTAGAGGTAAAAAGCTGAAACTATCAAGCGCGGCGCGCTCATGCGCTTATAGCGAATATAAAAAACCAATTTCTAAGGAGTGTTTTAATTATGGCAAAGATTTATTACGACCGCGACGCTGATTTAGATTTCCTGAAGGGAAAGACGGTCGCGGTAATAGGATACGGCAGCCAGGGACACGCGCACGCGCAGAACCTCCGCGACAGCGGGGTGAAGGCCGTAGTGGCCCTTCACGGGGGAAGCAAGTCGCAAGCCAGGGCTCAGGCCGACGGCTTTGAGGTCTACACAGTCGCCGAGGCGTCGAAGATAGCCGATTTCATCATGTTCCTGACGCCCGACCATTTACAGGCCGATATATATAAGACGCAGGTGTTGCCGAACATGAAGCCCGATGCGGGGCTCCTCTTCGCGCACGGATTTGCGGTACATTTCGGGCAGATCGTGCCGCCGGCGTCGCACGACGTCCTCATGATCGCGCCGAAGGGCCCCGGGCACATGGTGCGAGCCATGTACAAGGAGGGCAAGGGCGTCCCCTGCCTCATCGCGGTCTTCCAGGACGCCAGCGGCAAGGGCAAGGAATACGCGCTCGCCTACGCCTCCGCCATCGGCGGGGGGCGCGCCGGCATCATCGAAACGACCTTCCGCGAAGAGACCGAAACCGACCTCTTCGGCGAACAGGCCGTCTTATGCGGCGGCGTGTGCGAGCTTATGCAGCAGGGCTTCAAGACGCTGGTCGACGCCGGCTACCAGCCCGAGATGGCCTACTTCGAATGCATCAACGAAATGAAGCTCATCGTCGACATGATCTTCGAGGGCGGCATGAGCTGGATGCGCTACAGCATCAGCGACACCGCGAAGTACGGAGACATGACCGCCGGGCCGCGCGTCGTCGGCGAAGAGTCGCGCAAAGCCATGAAGCAGCTCCTCAAAGAGATACAGGACGGCACCTTCGCGCGCGACTGGATACTCGAGAACCAGACCGGACGCCCGCGCATGAAGAAGTGGGCGAAGGCCGCGCAGGAAGCCCCGCACGAAGCGGTGGGCAGGGAGCTCCGCAAGATGATGCCGTGGATGGA comes from Synergistes jonesii and encodes:
- a CDS encoding sodium:solute symporter family protein, whose product is MDIYAIISVFFLCAYLFIGLYAGRQTKSVEDHYVMSRSATAIFITGTLIASNLSSVTFTGFTATVATSGPLGLISQFGASVTGSLFLGLFAGRYLYRMRLLTVPDYFAKRYPGKGPQLAASIIVLVSMTAYMITVTLGAVVVINNIFGWSNIMSLIAIMVIITLFTMVGGMRSVVVTDTVMFLVFLLAALVIGPSVIIKAGGFAAAISKAAESFPYLFAWNGNAPKLNGFMSILEMNLLSFLMVLGAPHLISRVSIAKSERELGKSMIYLSVLLPLLIISLLYPFSFFPLLNTGVKPVASYVWVCKNLVPSLIGSIGLAGVVAAAISTATSLFQQASATLSSCIIKDFLFPNMNEKQLLFVSRLSVVVIGVIVFFGSLNPSISGATIMYSFLFATAAFGAWIPAIYLGLLWKKATTTGATWSMLLTMPLIIVVALARQKGIIPIWVPTNLVGLVFSMTTMVIISLSTKQEDAESIYNEIHNKVEIA
- a CDS encoding xanthine dehydrogenase family protein molybdopterin-binding subunit, with product MRQFQIVGRRQEKQEAALKAMGKLKYTGDLYVPDMLHCKILRSPYANAIVKNVDKDEALKIPGVVDIITYDDVPKILSMHQYLHVPEIMYKDSYLLERHVRHVGDRVAAVAAETVEAAEAALEKIKVEYEVLPSALDFESTLAPEAPVIHEEALKGDNPVNIRGNVFDTVDITIGDVEKAFDEADLVLTKHFRTSKPNPAPLERTAVLCVPDGNGHVDIWATSQGIHAMRMNIACSLGLPISRLTCHRVFLGGAFGAHIQTGFIENICTLLALRTGRPIKGEKTREEMFLSCGRHPMLLKLKVGFKKNGKITALHADVTDDTGAYAFSGSSKMMLAAGFTLSMYKCPNLRMSGRAVYTNTPPLTAMRGAGNPQATWAVESVMDEAAETLNIDPIELRKMNMLSVGDTFYGQGPAVISTIRSNGTLALLDKCAAAVGWEKRGHGRGTTPYPDKPWIRRGIGLARGFHTSGCGSEKPNKFIIDVSGAIVKMNEDGTATILNSAADCGGGNMSVYCSLVAEIVGLRYEDVHIKTGDTDCTIFDGATHASRGVYGAGQPIVKCAEDVRRQIIEWGARIFGCGVEDIDIKDSRMFLVADPKIGKPVGDIILKGISSGWGNVCSNHTVRPKACPPHFTVIFAVVDVNTHTGKVDIVRVVAGADAGTILNRNNVEGQIVGGVHMGAGYALMEDTIFSKEGRPLNAQFGDYKILTSLDMPPVEIITEETWEPTGPLGAKGIGEGVTNPVAPAIANAIHDACGIRIPDLPCTPEKILDALGAKEA
- a CDS encoding FAD binding domain-containing protein, with the protein product MREFNYYEPKAISEACGLLRAEGAKVIAGGTDLIVQIKRGVLKPASVINIKSVEELSGITASDEGLTIGALTKISKIAASSDILGHNRAICVGADNIGTPQVRSLATIGGNICNSSPCADTVPGLLVADAVAIIADGTGERRMPLADFFRGPGKNALDKEKGELLKAIFLPKLPENTTQGFYKAGPRKAADIAVINMAISLSFKNGICTRARIAMGSVAPVPKRAYDAENAIESSGTIRDFDEIAELITRAASPIDDVRGSAKYRLHMLRVAAAELLEELCNRGEGKND
- a CDS encoding (2Fe-2S)-binding protein translates to MIKKTVTLTLNGSTIMREVPVNRTMLDFLRDDLKLTGTKCGCGAGECGSCTILVNGEPVNSCLMLATDADGKEVTTIEGLSRDGGLHPLQKAFLAYGAIQCGYCTPGMILSSKALLDRNPHPTIDEIKKALSGNICRCTGYDKIFKAVMSVANGEILDDPVDGVWLQDDLPPRRCEEHKQ
- a CDS encoding IclR family transcriptional regulator translates to MRKFIDSIDTILTILEALESSEGACSVRRIEDLTGVPKSTAHRILQELTSIGWTYQDEDDKNYYIGLKFLSLANEWRANLDIVRRIDPMLRNVSKRCGQSAFLNIIDGERAVCLHKVESENIVRVSSIIGEGYAFHAGASGKTLLAYAPQQLVEKVLSQKLEAFTPFTVTDPEVLKEELKTIREKGRCETVEERDPGVAAISFHVELPGISTIMALTVAGTRFDYERDREMWLSALNEEIGKPVSG
- the allB gene encoding allantoinase AllB produces the protein MNSLVVKNAQILSECDYFKGWVYVENGKIIAMGSACDIPAADAVIDAHGLALLPGGVDPHVHIRFPGGSHRETFVTGTKAAAAGGVTTIVEHPISTPPQYSPETLAPRVEAVKEQSVVDVAFLGAAGGKKINEIPRIAEAGVWGYKTFLHAAPEGREKEFVGLTSETNYELYNVMRAVRETGLPMAAHGEDNDLVAGGIAELRRTGHTAPIDHAKSRTALAEALAVDRLIRIAEEVGCKLYLVHISTPEAIEAAKAARARGMDVTIETCPQYLYLTERALNEFGAYAKCNPALRDEARVEKMWDYIKDGTVDTVGSDHAPYTVEEKERNSQDIFVAPAGFPGLETRFGLMMKAVADGKISLRRAVELISTNPAKAYGLYPEKGAIRIGADADFVLCDPMAGFTVKKDEMQTMAKNIAKVFDGWKLNGVIDKVILRGRVIYEDKKVIGESGYGRCLLKGKRR
- a CDS encoding M20 family metallo-hydrolase encodes the protein MTATINKERLLSDLFGQGKIGWHAGRGMQRAAYSEAYAEAREWFEGKMRAAGLKTRVDGVGNLFGRLEGRSRRTIMMGSHLDSVDNGGIYDGPLGVAAALEVIRSIEESGAAPEHSLEVGAFIGEEGEPLGGTFGSRAFAGLLPSGYRRETLDGFGVSEEAVTASKGNLANYAAFFELHIEQGPFLERRGLQIGVPFGIVGVTRLNITVKGEANHAGTTPMAERKDAMRAAAGFIHSWFEWMDGQKNMVCNVGVLEALPGHVSVVPGEVRFVLELRSVDDSLVKAAGVKALEMSKMLSPCSALVETLGAKPAVMLDERLVKMIKESADKAGFSAALMPSGASHDASPIAHVIPTGMIFVPSHNGVSHSKDEFTSEEDVLRGVELLKYVVCEADRRLG
- the ilvN gene encoding acetolactate synthase small subunit is translated as MKSTFSIVSEDSPGVLMRISSLIYRRGYNIESLSVGRTDVPGLSRFTIIIEGEEGVYEQIRKQLSKLIEVIEVRNLTAEGPFVERWLSLVKVMAPVERRPHILQTAEIFRCRVVDLGSDAITLEVTGDRGKVEACMAALKPYGILETAGSGQVALSRTGFEG
- the ilvC gene encoding ketol-acid reductoisomerase codes for the protein MAKIYYDRDADLDFLKGKTVAVIGYGSQGHAHAQNLRDSGVKAVVALHGGSKSQARAQADGFEVYTVAEASKIADFIMFLTPDHLQADIYKTQVLPNMKPDAGLLFAHGFAVHFGQIVPPASHDVLMIAPKGPGHMVRAMYKEGKGVPCLIAVFQDASGKGKEYALAYASAIGGGRAGIIETTFREETETDLFGEQAVLCGGVCELMQQGFKTLVDAGYQPEMAYFECINEMKLIVDMIFEGGMSWMRYSISDTAKYGDMTAGPRVVGEESRKAMKQLLKEIQDGTFARDWILENQTGRPRMKKWAKAAQEAPHEAVGRELRKMMPWMEQKEVPKF